A single Nitrosospira multiformis ATCC 25196 DNA region contains:
- a CDS encoding HypC/HybG/HupF family hydrogenase formation chaperone: MCLGIPMQIIEVDGFNALCEAKGVRREVSLYLVQDEQAAIGDFVMVHVGYAIQKINESEARSAWELHDELLAAGADDA, from the coding sequence ATGTGTCTCGGTATCCCCATGCAGATAATCGAAGTCGATGGCTTTAACGCGCTTTGCGAAGCAAAAGGCGTAAGGCGCGAGGTGAGCCTATACCTGGTTCAGGACGAGCAGGCTGCAATTGGTGATTTCGTCATGGTGCACGTGGGATACGCCATCCAGAAAATAAACGAAAGCGAGGCGCGCTCAGCCTGGGAGCTTCACGACGAGTTGCTTGCTGCCGGGGCGGACGATGCATGA
- a CDS encoding hydrogenase maturation nickel metallochaperone HypA, whose translation MHEFSICQALITQVEQIAISHGALKVQSVKLRIGSLSGVELPLLEHAYPFASAGTLVEGSTLEIERAPLKVNCEACGLESEVKANLLTCRMCGSCLIRVVSGEELTLMSVELITT comes from the coding sequence ATGCATGAATTCTCTATCTGCCAAGCTTTGATCACACAGGTCGAGCAGATTGCGATCAGCCACGGAGCGTTGAAGGTGCAATCGGTAAAGCTCCGGATCGGTTCCCTCTCTGGCGTGGAACTGCCGCTGCTTGAGCATGCGTATCCTTTTGCCAGCGCGGGTACCCTGGTAGAGGGTTCTACGCTTGAAATAGAGCGTGCTCCACTCAAAGTAAATTGCGAAGCATGCGGCCTCGAATCAGAGGTTAAGGCAAATTTGCTCACATGCCGCATGTGTGGGAGTTGTCTGATCAGAGTTGTGAGTGGCGAGGAATTGACGCTCATGAGTGTTGAATTGATCACCACTTGA
- the hypB gene encoding hydrogenase nickel incorporation protein HypB, which yields MCNTCGCNITPGNREFAYKPVNGMTPVSVLKNLLAKNNDQAEHNRRHFDRHRLLTVNLMSSPGAGKTALLEASIDALRDKYRIGVIEGDLETENDAVRIRARGAPAYQITTGSACHLDAHMVHDALHEFPLEELDILFIENVGNLVCPASFDLGQHRNVTLLSVTEGDDKPAKYPVMFRAADAVILTKSDLLPVLDDFDPARAELSLRNLGSRAPVIRLSARKNLNLGDWLDWLIGELVQKRGKLAADVLAQPVADPQSILSNTGMGG from the coding sequence ATGTGCAACACGTGTGGTTGCAACATCACACCCGGTAACCGGGAATTTGCTTATAAGCCGGTAAACGGCATGACCCCGGTTTCGGTCCTGAAGAACCTGCTGGCCAAAAATAATGACCAAGCGGAACACAACCGCCGGCATTTCGACAGGCATCGGCTGCTGACAGTAAACCTGATGTCATCCCCTGGCGCCGGCAAGACGGCCTTGCTGGAAGCGTCCATTGATGCTTTGCGTGACAAGTACCGTATCGGTGTGATCGAGGGTGATCTGGAAACCGAAAACGATGCGGTGCGCATCCGCGCCAGAGGAGCGCCGGCATACCAGATCACTACAGGATCGGCGTGCCATCTCGATGCCCACATGGTGCACGACGCATTGCATGAATTTCCGCTGGAGGAACTGGATATCCTGTTTATCGAGAACGTAGGCAACCTCGTGTGCCCGGCAAGCTTTGATCTGGGCCAGCATAGGAATGTCACTCTGCTCTCTGTCACGGAAGGCGATGATAAGCCCGCAAAATACCCCGTGATGTTCCGCGCCGCGGATGCGGTAATTCTCACCAAAAGCGACCTATTGCCAGTGCTGGATGACTTTGATCCGGCTCGAGCAGAACTCAGTCTTCGCAACCTGGGTAGCCGAGCACCGGTAATCAGGCTTTCCGCCCGGAAGAATCTGAACCTCGGTGATTGGCTTGATTGGCTTATCGGCGAACTGGTGCAGAAACGGGGGAAATTAGCTGCGGACGTTCTGGCACAACCTGTGGCAGACCCGCAATCGATATTGTCCAATACGGGAATGGGCGGATGA
- the hypD gene encoding hydrogenase formation protein HypD, with product MTLTAQEWLKKIHELPLDRPVRIMNVCGGHERSITMAGIRSALPECVELIAGPGCPVCVCPEEDVYQAIQLALRTDMILVTFGDMLRVPVNVPKKEVRSLEQAKAAGADVRPIASPREAVRIAQQNAKRQVVFFAAGFETTTAPVAAMLLEGVPDNLSILLSARRTWPAVAMLLDSDAPGFDGLVAPGHVSTVMGPEEWNFVFEKHDIPTAVAGFQPVSLLAAMYSVLRQLLEGKRFLDNCYPELVRPGGNRAAQAQLAEALNDTDANWRGIGVIPSSGFSLQKRFAKNDARLQFPDFDTENRKRAGQMPPGCECASVVLGRINPNQCKIYGHACTPKTPVGPCMVSDEGACRIWWAAGVRENTATGVKTVADSSSIPVLPEKPE from the coding sequence ATGACACTTACCGCTCAGGAGTGGCTAAAAAAAATCCATGAGCTGCCACTCGATCGCCCTGTACGTATCATGAACGTATGCGGAGGCCATGAGCGTTCGATTACCATGGCAGGAATCCGAAGCGCCCTGCCGGAATGTGTCGAACTCATCGCCGGGCCAGGGTGCCCGGTCTGTGTCTGCCCTGAAGAAGATGTATACCAGGCGATTCAGCTCGCGCTGCGCACCGATATGATTCTGGTCACTTTCGGTGATATGCTGCGCGTGCCCGTGAACGTGCCGAAGAAAGAAGTGCGATCCCTGGAGCAGGCCAAGGCAGCAGGAGCGGATGTGCGTCCCATTGCCAGTCCGCGCGAAGCAGTCAGGATAGCTCAGCAAAACGCGAAACGACAAGTCGTTTTCTTTGCTGCGGGTTTTGAGACCACCACAGCCCCGGTAGCAGCCATGCTGCTGGAGGGGGTACCGGACAATTTATCCATCCTGTTGTCAGCGCGGCGCACATGGCCTGCGGTCGCAATGCTGCTTGATTCTGATGCACCAGGCTTCGATGGGTTGGTGGCGCCCGGTCATGTTTCCACTGTCATGGGGCCGGAGGAGTGGAATTTCGTCTTCGAAAAGCATGACATTCCCACTGCCGTTGCCGGCTTCCAGCCCGTGTCACTGCTAGCCGCCATGTATTCCGTATTACGCCAACTGCTTGAAGGGAAGCGTTTTCTGGATAATTGTTATCCTGAGTTAGTGCGGCCCGGGGGAAATCGAGCCGCACAGGCGCAACTCGCGGAAGCATTGAATGACACGGATGCCAACTGGCGCGGCATTGGTGTTATCCCATCTTCCGGTTTCAGTCTCCAAAAGCGCTTCGCAAAGAACGATGCGCGACTTCAATTCCCCGATTTCGATACAGAGAACCGCAAGCGCGCTGGCCAGATGCCGCCCGGTTGCGAATGCGCGAGCGTAGTCCTTGGAAGAATAAATCCAAACCAGTGCAAGATTTATGGCCATGCCTGCACACCGAAAACACCTGTGGGCCCGTGCATGGTGTCGGACGAAGGTGCTTGCCGCATCTGGTGGGCAGCAGGCGTACGGGAGAACACGGCCACTGGAGTGAAGACGGTGGCAGATAGCTCTTCTATTCCGGTGTTACCTGAGAAGCCAGAATAA
- the hypF gene encoding carbamoyltransferase HypF produces the protein MKEEQITRPCKPEARRWLIGGRVQGVGFRPFVYRLAQRFRLTGHVQNTSGQVVIEAAGKKKLLDVFGVALLAEAPPLAQPEMVHVEKIPYLERDGFEILQSSDNSSGRIHIPPDYFLCDDCKREMQTPGDRRYRYPFINCTQCGPRYTLITKLPYDRPNTVMTSFELCSQCLREYEDPGDRRFHAEPVACPTCGPQLCLSAPEGRINGPAALTASVTALRRGEIVAVKGIGGYHLMCDARNETAIGQLRTNKHRPHKPLALMFPWCGDDGLAQVRDELEIDAQGQALLRAPARPIVLLRRRRDSMLPRSITPGIREIGVMLPYSPLHHLLLHELDKPVVATSGNVSGEPVLTANAEAETRLARVTRVFLHHNRPIARPADDPVVRVIAGKPRLVRVGRGVGPVEFDLPGLFVQPLLAVGGHMKNSIALGWNGRAILSPHIGDLDAPRSMAVFEQVISDLQRLYGAFPQAIVCDAHKGYASSRWADRQGLPLIPVWHHHAHASALAAEHSRELTWLTFTWDGVGLGEDNTLWGGEALLGRPGVWRRVARLCPFRLPGGERAGREPWRSAAALCWESGIEPPAMGIRLELLKKAWKKGLNSRVTTAGGRLFDGAASLLGLLRHASYEGQAGMYLENIADACDSESEVDVIDLPLFQSATGLLTADWKPLLPALLNEAIPVARRAMQFHLSLANSIMVQAQRIHASTPFDRVGLTGGVFQNKLLAELAVSQLTAAGFEAYLPERTPCNDGGIALGQLVEAAAGLEAGAHGG, from the coding sequence ATGAAAGAGGAGCAAATTACTCGACCGTGTAAACCCGAAGCGCGCCGCTGGCTCATAGGGGGGCGGGTGCAGGGCGTGGGTTTTCGCCCGTTTGTGTACCGTCTGGCGCAGCGATTCCGCTTGACTGGGCATGTGCAGAATACATCCGGCCAGGTGGTGATCGAAGCAGCGGGAAAAAAAAAGCTTCTGGATGTGTTTGGCGTCGCACTGCTTGCCGAGGCACCCCCTCTTGCTCAACCGGAGATGGTGCACGTTGAGAAAATCCCCTACCTCGAAAGGGATGGCTTCGAAATCCTGCAAAGCTCTGACAATTCGTCAGGGCGCATTCACATTCCTCCGGATTATTTCTTGTGCGATGACTGTAAGCGGGAAATGCAAACACCGGGTGACAGGCGCTATCGCTACCCCTTCATTAACTGCACCCAGTGCGGTCCCCGCTACACGCTGATCACCAAGCTGCCTTACGATCGTCCTAATACGGTGATGACAAGCTTCGAATTATGCTCTCAATGCCTGAGAGAGTATGAAGATCCGGGCGACAGGCGTTTTCATGCCGAACCGGTAGCTTGTCCGACATGTGGCCCACAGCTTTGCCTGTCGGCACCCGAAGGCCGGATTAACGGACCCGCCGCGCTCACAGCTTCTGTTACCGCCCTGCGGCGAGGTGAGATCGTTGCAGTGAAGGGCATTGGCGGTTATCACCTGATGTGTGATGCCCGCAACGAGACAGCGATTGGGCAGTTGCGCACAAACAAGCATCGCCCACATAAACCGCTTGCGCTGATGTTTCCCTGGTGCGGTGATGATGGACTAGCGCAGGTGCGGGATGAATTGGAGATCGATGCTCAAGGGCAAGCATTACTGCGGGCGCCAGCGCGGCCCATCGTGCTCTTGCGAAGGCGCAGAGATTCAATGTTGCCTCGATCTATCACCCCCGGGATAAGGGAAATCGGTGTAATGCTCCCCTATAGTCCCCTGCATCATTTGTTGCTCCATGAACTGGATAAACCGGTAGTGGCCACCTCGGGAAATGTGAGCGGAGAGCCAGTACTGACCGCTAATGCAGAGGCGGAAACGCGGTTGGCCCGAGTGACTCGGGTTTTTCTTCATCATAATCGCCCCATTGCGCGTCCCGCGGATGATCCGGTGGTCCGTGTCATTGCAGGAAAGCCTCGTTTGGTTCGAGTGGGACGCGGCGTTGGCCCGGTTGAATTCGACCTGCCTGGCCTGTTTGTGCAGCCATTGCTGGCTGTGGGCGGGCATATGAAAAACAGCATCGCCTTGGGCTGGAATGGGCGGGCCATCCTTTCTCCCCATATCGGGGACCTGGATGCTCCCCGAAGCATGGCAGTATTCGAACAGGTCATTTCGGATTTGCAGCGATTGTATGGCGCTTTCCCGCAGGCTATTGTTTGCGATGCCCATAAAGGGTATGCCAGCAGCCGCTGGGCGGATCGGCAGGGCTTGCCACTCATTCCCGTCTGGCATCATCATGCCCATGCATCTGCTTTGGCGGCTGAACATTCGCGAGAACTTACATGGTTGACTTTCACCTGGGATGGCGTCGGCTTGGGGGAAGACAATACCCTTTGGGGAGGCGAAGCATTGCTTGGTCGGCCAGGAGTCTGGCGCCGAGTCGCCCGCCTGTGTCCTTTCCGGCTACCAGGAGGCGAGCGGGCAGGCCGGGAACCGTGGCGTTCTGCTGCTGCCCTTTGCTGGGAAAGCGGAATAGAGCCTCCTGCCATGGGAATCCGCCTGGAACTGCTAAAAAAAGCCTGGAAAAAAGGACTGAATTCGCGCGTCACCACTGCAGGGGGACGTCTTTTTGACGGCGCTGCCAGCCTGCTCGGGTTACTCAGACATGCGAGTTACGAGGGCCAGGCGGGGATGTATCTGGAAAATATTGCAGACGCCTGCGATTCAGAAAGCGAGGTGGATGTAATTGATCTGCCTCTTTTCCAAAGTGCTACCGGTTTGCTCACCGCGGACTGGAAACCGTTGCTCCCCGCGCTGCTCAATGAGGCGATTCCGGTTGCGCGAAGGGCAATGCAATTTCACTTAAGTCTTGCAAATTCCATTATGGTCCAAGCGCAACGTATTCATGCATCAACACCGTTTGATCGGGTAGGCCTGACCGGCGGGGTTTTCCAGAACAAACTGCTTGCCGAGTTGGCTGTTTCACAACTGACAGCTGCCGGGTTTGAAGCATATTTGCCGGAAAGAACCCCTTGCAATGATGGAGGCATTGCGCTGGGTCAATTGGTCGAAGCAGCTGCGGGCCTCGAAGCAGGTGCGCATGGAGGATAG
- the hypE gene encoding hydrogenase expression/formation protein HypE — protein sequence MEDRHVSLAHGNGGSYMRELIETVFARHLSNPLLDVQADAAALPPMDGVIMITTDGFTVQPLEFPGGTIGSLAVHGTVNDLAVSGARPCYLTLNAFIEEGFDMAQLERIVASLASAARETNVAVVAGDTKVLPRGQGGGLYLAATGVGVRPPNLELGLDRVKPGDLILVSGPVGDHGVAVMLAREQFGLSGELLSDAASVLPLTQALVPLPGLHFMRDPTRGGLATVLHEICRATGLETRLNQAAVPVRDQVASVCEMLGYDPFYLACEGRVVAVVESPQASEALARLQALPQGCQAAIIGSVNHGRPHVVLETELGGERILDELEDDPLPRIC from the coding sequence ATGGAGGATAGGCACGTCAGCTTGGCCCATGGCAATGGCGGCAGTTACATGCGGGAGCTGATCGAAACCGTGTTTGCGCGCCATCTTTCCAACCCCTTGCTCGATGTACAGGCGGATGCCGCGGCCTTACCTCCCATGGATGGGGTGATAATGATAACCACGGATGGCTTTACTGTGCAGCCGCTGGAGTTCCCGGGGGGCACGATCGGTTCCCTGGCGGTGCACGGAACCGTAAACGACCTGGCCGTATCCGGCGCCCGGCCCTGCTATCTCACGCTCAACGCCTTTATTGAGGAAGGCTTCGATATGGCGCAGTTGGAACGCATTGTGGCGAGCCTGGCCAGTGCGGCACGGGAGACGAATGTCGCTGTGGTAGCGGGTGACACCAAGGTTCTTCCGCGCGGGCAAGGGGGCGGGCTGTATCTTGCCGCCACCGGAGTAGGTGTGAGGCCACCAAATCTGGAGCTTGGCCTCGACCGGGTAAAACCGGGAGACCTCATCCTCGTAAGCGGTCCGGTAGGCGATCATGGCGTTGCCGTTATGCTGGCCCGCGAGCAATTTGGCTTGAGCGGCGAATTGCTGTCGGACGCAGCCAGTGTGCTTCCCTTGACGCAGGCATTAGTACCGTTGCCGGGCCTGCATTTCATGCGCGACCCCACCCGGGGCGGGCTTGCTACCGTTCTGCATGAAATCTGCCGCGCCACAGGACTGGAAACGCGGCTCAACCAGGCGGCGGTTCCGGTACGCGATCAGGTAGCGTCGGTATGCGAAATGCTGGGGTATGATCCTTTTTACCTGGCTTGCGAAGGGCGGGTGGTGGCGGTGGTGGAATCCCCTCAGGCGAGCGAAGCGCTTGCCCGATTGCAGGCGCTGCCGCAGGGCTGCCAGGCCGCGATTATTGGAAGTGTGAACCATGGCCGTCCGCACGTCGTACTTGAAACCGAACTGGGGGGAGAGCGTATTCTGGATGAACTGGAGGATGATCCGCTCCCCCGGATATGCTAG
- a CDS encoding NAD(P)H-dependent oxidoreductase subunit E: protein MMQPPDLPDIEQQIAIICQRHGCEPHRLLQILIDVQEMYCFIPPEAITFIARHLNLPRVNVEGAAGFYSFLSLEPAGRYRVLFSDNVTDRMLGNEELMRHFCNRLWLEPGKVSEDGLISTNFTSCTGMCDQGPTALINGWPVTRLSKERIDLIADLILSKSPVSDWPSTLFEVNDNIRRTDRLLGEPFEPGSAIRATLMRGADATLGELKLSRLRGRGGAGYATADKWTACRDSEGTARYIVCNADEGEPGTFKDRVLLNRYADMVFEGMTVGARLLGSTKGFLYLRGEYQYLLKKLEEVLARRCEARLLGTDILGEPGFDFDIEIHLGAGAYICGEESALIESLEGRRGKPRNRPPYPAQHGYLDQPTVVNNVETFACSAMIAVHGGKWFGETGTWESSGSKILSIAGDCTLPGIYEYPFGVSVREILQDCAAEEAYAVQVGGPSGILVSWKEFERSISFDDLPTAGAFTIFGRGRDILEAVRNYAHFFAHESCGFCTPCRVGTQLQKKLVDKIADGHGTASDLEELKHLGHLMRTMSHCGLGHTAPNPVLDMLEKFPGAYEQKLTSLSFEPAFDLDAALATARRITGRDDPWAHLP from the coding sequence ATGATGCAGCCCCCTGATCTTCCCGATATCGAACAGCAGATCGCAATCATATGCCAACGGCACGGCTGTGAGCCCCATCGCCTGCTTCAGATCCTGATCGACGTGCAGGAGATGTACTGTTTTATTCCCCCTGAAGCCATCACCTTCATTGCCAGGCATCTCAATCTCCCGCGGGTGAACGTGGAAGGCGCTGCCGGTTTCTATTCGTTTCTTTCGCTCGAACCCGCAGGCCGATACCGCGTCCTGTTTTCCGACAACGTGACCGATCGGATGCTGGGTAACGAGGAACTAATGCGCCATTTCTGCAACAGGCTGTGGCTTGAGCCTGGCAAAGTGTCGGAGGATGGACTGATCAGTACAAACTTTACTTCCTGTACCGGAATGTGCGACCAAGGACCGACCGCGCTGATCAATGGATGGCCGGTTACCCGCTTAAGCAAGGAGCGCATTGATCTCATCGCCGATTTGATCCTCAGCAAGTCCCCTGTTTCTGACTGGCCGTCTACTTTGTTCGAGGTCAACGACAATATTCGCAGGACCGATCGGCTCCTGGGCGAACCGTTCGAACCTGGCTCGGCGATCAGGGCAACACTCATGCGTGGCGCCGATGCGACACTGGGTGAACTCAAATTGTCCAGATTGAGAGGGCGCGGTGGAGCGGGATACGCAACGGCGGACAAGTGGACCGCTTGCCGGGATTCTGAGGGGACAGCGCGTTATATCGTTTGCAACGCGGATGAAGGCGAGCCGGGGACATTCAAGGATCGTGTTTTGCTGAACCGTTACGCGGATATGGTGTTTGAAGGCATGACCGTAGGCGCGCGACTGCTGGGTTCCACAAAGGGGTTTTTGTATCTGCGCGGGGAATACCAGTATCTCCTAAAAAAACTTGAAGAGGTACTGGCACGGCGGTGCGAGGCTCGCCTGCTGGGCACCGATATCCTGGGCGAGCCAGGGTTCGATTTCGATATCGAGATCCATCTGGGCGCCGGTGCGTATATATGTGGGGAAGAATCCGCGTTGATCGAATCGCTTGAAGGGAGGCGAGGCAAGCCGCGCAACCGCCCGCCGTATCCTGCGCAGCATGGCTATCTCGATCAGCCCACAGTCGTGAACAACGTGGAAACGTTTGCCTGTTCAGCCATGATCGCCGTGCATGGAGGCAAGTGGTTCGGGGAGACGGGTACATGGGAATCAAGTGGCAGCAAGATTCTCAGCATCGCCGGCGACTGCACCTTGCCGGGCATTTACGAATATCCGTTCGGCGTGTCCGTGCGGGAAATACTGCAAGATTGCGCTGCGGAAGAAGCCTATGCTGTTCAAGTCGGCGGTCCGTCCGGCATTCTTGTTTCCTGGAAGGAATTCGAGCGCAGCATTTCGTTTGATGACTTGCCCACCGCGGGCGCCTTTACCATATTCGGGCGCGGCCGCGATATCTTGGAGGCGGTGCGCAATTACGCCCACTTCTTCGCGCATGAAAGCTGCGGTTTCTGCACGCCCTGCCGGGTAGGAACGCAGTTGCAGAAAAAGCTCGTGGATAAAATTGCAGACGGTCATGGCACGGCCTCGGATCTCGAAGAACTGAAGCATTTGGGACATCTCATGAGAACCATGAGCCATTGCGGACTGGGACATACGGCTCCGAATCCGGTGCTGGATATGCTGGAAAAATTTCCCGGCGCTTACGAGCAAAAGCTCACCAGCCTGTCCTTCGAACCCGCATTCGATCTGGATGCCGCACTGGCGACAGCGCGCAGGATCACCGGCAGAGACGATCCATGGGCCCACTTGCCATGA
- a CDS encoding 2Fe-2S iron-sulfur cluster-binding protein — MTSTITIDGKTVPFTEGQTIMDAALAAKVYIPHLCHDPEFKPHGSCKLCVVEANGRNVTSCTMPASPDMVVINDTPELNEDRRALVQMLFVEGNHICPACEATGNCQLQAAGYYLRMQSPHFMHFYPPRRVDASHPDIFLDLNRCILCELCVRASRDIDKKNVFGISGRGIDSHLAVNSESGRLGDTDMAVTDKAAHVCPTGAILIKRKGYTVPIGQRIFDQKTLREFHLEQQKRVESEDGPDGG, encoded by the coding sequence ATGACCAGCACCATTACGATCGACGGAAAGACAGTGCCGTTCACCGAGGGGCAGACCATCATGGATGCGGCGCTCGCAGCCAAGGTTTATATTCCCCACCTTTGCCATGATCCCGAGTTCAAACCCCACGGCAGCTGCAAGTTGTGTGTAGTGGAGGCCAATGGACGTAACGTCACATCCTGCACCATGCCTGCTTCCCCCGACATGGTGGTGATCAACGATACGCCCGAGCTGAATGAGGATCGCAGGGCGCTGGTGCAGATGCTGTTCGTCGAAGGCAACCACATCTGCCCGGCTTGCGAAGCGACGGGAAATTGCCAGTTGCAGGCGGCCGGCTACTACCTTCGCATGCAAAGCCCTCACTTCATGCACTTCTACCCCCCTCGCAGGGTGGATGCTTCGCATCCCGACATTTTTCTCGATCTCAATCGCTGCATTCTGTGTGAGCTCTGCGTTCGCGCCAGCCGCGATATCGATAAAAAGAACGTGTTCGGCATTTCAGGGCGAGGCATAGATTCTCATCTTGCGGTCAATTCCGAAAGCGGCAGATTGGGCGACACCGACATGGCGGTAACCGACAAGGCCGCGCATGTTTGCCCCACCGGCGCTATTCTGATCAAACGCAAAGGTTATACTGTACCCATAGGGCAGCGGATATTCGATCAGAAGACGCTGCGCGAATTCCATCTGGAGCAGCAGAAGCGAGTCGAGTCTGAGGATGGACCGGATGGCGGATGA
- a CDS encoding NADP oxidoreductase → MADEKPKIRIATCSLAGCFGCHTSLLDIDERLFDLMEMVEFDRTPFTDIKHCGPCDIGIVEGGVSNAENARVLKEFRENCNVLVAIGSCAITGNVPALRNNIDLWDCFQEVYLYDSGTEGKQIPNDPELPLPFDKVYPIYEVVKVDYFLHGCPPPADAIWRFLTALIQGREPEIGYESLRYD, encoded by the coding sequence ATGGCGGATGAAAAACCCAAGATTCGCATCGCGACCTGTTCCCTGGCAGGATGTTTCGGCTGCCATACCTCACTGCTCGATATCGACGAGCGGCTGTTTGATCTTATGGAGATGGTCGAATTCGACCGCACTCCCTTCACGGATATCAAGCATTGCGGTCCGTGCGATATCGGCATTGTCGAAGGCGGGGTCAGCAATGCCGAGAATGCCCGGGTGCTTAAGGAATTCCGCGAGAATTGCAACGTGCTGGTGGCAATCGGCTCCTGCGCGATCACGGGTAACGTTCCAGCGCTGCGCAACAATATCGATTTGTGGGACTGCTTTCAGGAGGTGTATTTGTATGACTCTGGAACAGAAGGCAAGCAGATACCCAACGATCCAGAGTTGCCGCTTCCATTCGACAAGGTGTATCCCATCTACGAGGTCGTGAAAGTGGATTATTTCCTGCACGGCTGCCCTCCCCCTGCCGATGCGATCTGGAGATTTCTCACTGCCCTGATCCAGGGAAGAGAGCCGGAGATCGGTTATGAATCGCTCCGGTACGATTAG
- a CDS encoding Ni/Fe hydrogenase subunit alpha: MTSELETAANPEKLKRIVIEPVTRVEGHGKVTLLLDEDNRVQQARFHIVEFRGFEKFIQGRPYTEVPVLVQRLCGICPVSHNLAASKAMDVIVGAAPPPAADKLRRLMHMGQMLQSHALHFFHLSSPDLLFGFDAEVGKRNIAGLAMQFPDIARQGVGLRKFGQEVIRMTSGKRVHGTGVIPGGMSKNLSREDRDWLLAEIDQVVRWSQQAVNLIKRLYGEHKDFYNNFGYYRSSFMSLVREDGAMDLYHGNLRAIDDKGQTIFDHVDYSHYGDYIHEEVKSWSYMKFPFIRSQGREEGWYRVGPLARVNNCDFIPTPLAEAERKIFKEYDGGRASHATLSFHWARMIEMLHSAEAIRELLHDDDLLSDDLVNIGERQLRGVGVIEAPRGTLIHHYRINEDEQIVRANLIVATTHNNQAMNEAIRQVSLQYLDGQQLTEGLLNYIEVAIRAFDPCLSCATHALGKMPLEVELVDAEGARVKRIIKDSDGGYRA, from the coding sequence ATGACATCTGAACTGGAAACTGCCGCGAATCCAGAGAAGCTTAAGCGGATCGTAATCGAACCGGTCACCCGCGTGGAAGGTCATGGCAAAGTGACCCTCCTGCTGGATGAGGATAACCGGGTGCAGCAGGCGCGCTTTCACATCGTCGAATTTCGCGGCTTCGAGAAATTCATTCAGGGACGTCCCTATACGGAAGTACCGGTATTGGTGCAGCGCCTCTGCGGCATTTGCCCGGTGAGTCACAATCTTGCCGCTTCCAAGGCGATGGATGTGATCGTGGGGGCAGCGCCTCCCCCCGCGGCCGACAAGCTGCGCCGCCTGATGCACATGGGGCAAATGCTGCAATCGCACGCGCTGCATTTTTTCCATCTCTCCTCTCCCGACCTGCTCTTCGGCTTCGATGCGGAAGTGGGGAAACGCAACATCGCCGGTCTTGCCATGCAATTCCCCGATATCGCCAGGCAAGGGGTCGGATTGCGCAAGTTTGGCCAGGAAGTCATCCGCATGACGAGCGGCAAGCGCGTACACGGCACAGGCGTGATTCCAGGCGGCATGAGCAAAAATTTATCTCGCGAAGATCGGGATTGGCTGCTCGCCGAGATAGACCAGGTTGTGCGCTGGAGCCAGCAAGCAGTGAACCTTATCAAGCGTCTTTATGGCGAGCATAAGGATTTTTACAACAACTTTGGCTATTACCGCTCGAGTTTCATGAGCCTCGTGCGTGAAGACGGGGCCATGGACCTGTATCACGGGAACCTCCGGGCTATAGATGACAAGGGCCAGACCATTTTCGACCACGTGGATTACAGCCACTACGGGGATTACATCCACGAAGAAGTGAAGTCATGGTCTTACATGAAATTTCCGTTCATACGTTCCCAAGGCAGGGAGGAAGGCTGGTACAGGGTGGGGCCGCTGGCGCGCGTCAACAACTGCGATTTCATCCCTACTCCTCTGGCGGAGGCCGAGCGCAAAATTTTCAAGGAATATGACGGGGGGCGTGCGTCCCATGCCACGCTCTCCTTTCACTGGGCGCGCATGATCGAAATGCTCCACTCTGCGGAGGCGATACGGGAGCTATTGCACGATGACGATTTGCTGAGCGACGACCTGGTGAACATCGGGGAACGACAGCTGCGTGGCGTAGGCGTAATCGAGGCGCCGCGAGGAACATTGATCCACCACTATCGGATCAACGAAGACGAGCAGATCGTGCGCGCCAATCTGATTGTAGCCACTACGCATAATAATCAGGCGATGAACGAAGCCATACGCCAAGTGTCGTTGCAATACCTCGACGGGCAGCAGCTTACCGAAGGCTTGCTCAATTATATCGAGGTAGCGATCCGCGCGTTCGACCCCTGTCTTTCCTGCGCGACTCACGCCTTGGGAAAAATGCCGCTGGAAGTGGAGCTGGTGGATGCGGAAGGAGCAAGAGTAAAGAGAATAATTAAGGATTCCGATGGGGGGTACCGCGCTTAA